Proteins encoded in a region of the Novipirellula caenicola genome:
- a CDS encoding carboxylate-amine ligase has product MAKLIFNSNPTPTIGVEIEMGLCDGKTMELVNGCETLLKQIPEELHKTVKPELMQCCVEVISGVCNNVGEIREDLVGKIRHVQTAADSLDMRLWWGSTHPFSRWENQEVTPTERYMNLLELLQELARRMITFGLHVHVGVDSGDKAVMICDRIMQYLPMLLALSTSSPYWQTRDTGLHSHRSKLMEGLPTAGLPTLMRNWSEYVWLVNHMVETGFINTIREIWWDVRPHHNFGTVEVRVCDMPGDIDSVCGLAALIQCLVKHLSDEIDEGTYQFDCHPMMVRQNKWRAARFGSSASLVNTRDYRVEPVVTIACRLVDQLRDVAIDLGCESELGFVKEIAARNGWSECQRSIFQQTNDAAEMVRQLTEQSRV; this is encoded by the coding sequence ATGGCCAAGTTGATCTTTAACTCGAATCCGACCCCGACAATCGGCGTCGAAATCGAAATGGGACTCTGTGACGGCAAAACGATGGAACTGGTGAACGGCTGCGAAACGCTGCTCAAGCAGATTCCCGAAGAACTTCATAAGACCGTCAAACCCGAATTGATGCAGTGCTGCGTCGAAGTCATCAGCGGGGTTTGCAACAATGTGGGCGAGATCCGCGAGGACTTGGTCGGCAAAATCCGGCACGTGCAAACCGCCGCCGATTCGTTGGACATGCGATTGTGGTGGGGATCCACGCATCCGTTTAGCCGCTGGGAAAACCAAGAGGTCACGCCGACCGAGCGGTACATGAACTTGTTGGAATTGTTGCAAGAGCTTGCAAGACGTATGATCACCTTTGGTTTGCATGTTCATGTCGGCGTCGACAGCGGCGACAAGGCGGTGATGATCTGCGACCGGATCATGCAATACCTGCCGATGTTGTTGGCGCTTTCGACCAGCAGCCCCTACTGGCAAACGCGTGACACCGGACTGCACTCGCACCGATCCAAATTGATGGAAGGTTTACCGACCGCCGGATTGCCGACGCTGATGCGGAACTGGAGCGAGTATGTTTGGTTGGTGAACCACATGGTCGAAACCGGATTCATCAACACGATCCGCGAGATTTGGTGGGACGTACGACCACATCACAATTTCGGCACGGTCGAAGTCCGCGTCTGCGACATGCCAGGCGACATCGACTCGGTGTGCGGATTGGCGGCGTTGATCCAATGTCTGGTCAAACACCTGAGTGACGAAATTGACGAGGGAACCTACCAATTTGATTGCCACCCGATGATGGTGCGTCAAAACAAATGGCGAGCTGCGCGGTTCGGAAGCTCCGCCAGCCTGGTCAACACACGCGACTATCGCGTCGAACCAGTCGTCACGATCGCTTGCCGCCTGGTCGATCAACTACGTGACGTGGCGATCGATCTGGGCTGCGAAAGCGAACTGGGGTTTGTCAAAGAGATCGCCGCGAGAAACGGTTGGTCGGAATGCCAACGCTCTATTTTCCAGCAGACCAATGATGCGGCAGAAATGGTCCGCCAATTGACCGAGCAGTCGCGAGTGTGA
- a CDS encoding 3-hydroxyacyl-ACP dehydratase FabZ family protein has protein sequence MAKSDLIVDLALLDLDNPIADIEDIRKLNPQRFEMEHLTGILYEDTERLVCAGYKDITEDEFWVRGHMPGMPIMPGVIQLEAVAQLSSYFTQRHDLLGAAMVGFGGLDEARFRGVVTPGDKLILLIELQKARRGRMIVAKFQGVVDGNLVVDGILRGIPIPIDSVKKHLASRQSQ, from the coding sequence GTGGCTAAAAGCGATCTAATCGTCGATTTGGCGCTGCTGGACCTCGATAATCCCATTGCGGATATCGAGGACATTCGCAAGCTAAATCCGCAACGTTTCGAGATGGAACATCTAACCGGGATCCTCTACGAGGACACCGAACGCTTGGTGTGCGCCGGTTATAAAGACATTACCGAAGACGAGTTCTGGGTGCGCGGCCATATGCCTGGCATGCCGATCATGCCCGGAGTGATCCAGCTGGAAGCGGTCGCACAGCTGTCGAGCTACTTTACCCAGCGACACGATTTGCTCGGAGCCGCGATGGTCGGCTTTGGCGGGCTCGACGAAGCGCGTTTTCGTGGCGTTGTCACCCCCGGTGACAAGCTGATTCTGTTGATCGAGCTGCAAAAGGCACGTCGGGGACGGATGATCGTCGCCAAATTCCAAGGCGTTGTCGACGGCAACCTGGTGGTCGACGGTATCCTGCGAGGCATCCCGATCCCGATCGATTCGGTCAAAAAGCACCTCGCGTCACGCCAATCGCAGTAG